CGGCTGCATACCGGATGAACCGCGTCGCATTATTGAGGGTGCCGGCTCTGTCCTGATCAATGGCAAACCGGCGGCGCGCGTCACCGATGCGGTGGATTGTGGCGGCACGCTTGACGTTGGTTCTAAAAATGTTTCTATCGGCGACAGTCCAAGGTGACGGACGCGAGCGTTACCGTATAGGGCGGTCTCAAAGGAGCCGTGAATATGTTTTGGTGCAAGAACGCCGCCGCGTTCCAGTCGTGTCGACGCACCTTATACGTCCTTGCATGACACGGTTCCCAAGTCGGGGAATGCGATGACAGCGCCGTTCACTAACTGAGTTTCATGTTTCGTGAACATCAGACAATGTTCGGCGCGGTCGGTGTCTTGTGCCCGACAGCTGGACGCCAGTTGAAAAACATTACGGAAAAATCGCAGATAGAATCGCGCTAACGTAACAAAAAATCGGCTATCAGGGAGGAAGGTCATGGCCCACCGCACTAACACTGTCTTACTCCACCTAGCTCGCATTCTCAGCACGTCCTCGGAC
This genomic stretch from Gammaproteobacteria bacterium harbors:
- a CDS encoding PAAR domain-containing protein, which produces MGSKAAQPAARVGDIDTGHDTQPPTAITTGSPDVLINGLPAARFDDELESHGCIPDEPRRIIEGAGSVLINGKPAARVTDAVDCGGTLDVGSKNVSIGDSPR